In the genome of Arvicola amphibius chromosome 2, mArvAmp1.2, whole genome shotgun sequence, the window ttTCAAGGCGCCTGCCTGTTTGTGTGAAATTAGTGTTAGTGTTTTTGCATACAGTGCCTgacgaggccagaagagggcataaaatCTCCAGAGCTGAAGATACAAGCAGATGTAAGTAACCAGACACAGATAAGTTTAGGGGAGCAaactcggatcctctggaagagcagcaaatactcttaactgctgagtcctaCGTATTCTAACTGTCATATACCCATCTTTTAGGAAAGCACTCAAAACCCACATGAAGTAAGAGGCATTAAAACCATGccccaatttttaaaagaaaagctcaaCAGTGAAATAGTTGCAAATAAAAGGGGAGCCAACGGGAGCAACAATATACAAGAACCAGAAGATGATGAAGAGGATGACGAGGATGAAGAGGATggtgaggaagatgaagaggatgatgaagaagatgaagaggatgaagatgaaaaagccaaaagagaaaaaagcaaagcACAGGAACAAATCCAAAATAGTTCCAGCACCAGCCAGCAGCTGGCTACGAAAACACTGGAAGAGCAAAAAGACAGAGCAGAGACCAAAGAAAAAACCgagaagaaaatagccaaattAGACCCAAAGAAGTTAGCTCTAGACACCAGTTTTCTGAAAGTAAGTGCAAGACCTTCAGGGAACCAGACAGACCTGGACGGAAGCTTGAGACGAGTGAGACAGAACGACCCTGACATGAAGGAACTCAACCTGAACAACATTGAGAATATTCCTAAAGAAATGTTACTGGACTTTGTCAATGCAATGAAGAAGAACAAACACATCAAAAGCTTTAGTTTGGCCAACGTCGGTGCAGACGAGAGTGTAGCATTCGCCTTGGCCAACATGCTGCGTGAAAACAGGAGCATCACCACGCTGAATATCGAGTCCAACTTCATCACAGGGAAGGGCATCGTGGCCATCATGAGGTGCCTCCAGTTTAATGAGACTCTCACAGAACTTCGTTTTCACAACCAGAGGCACATGCTTGGCCACCACGCCGAAATGGAAATTTCAAGGCTTTTGAAGGCCAACAACACTCTGCTGAAGATGGGCTACCATTTTGAGCTTCCAGGTCCCAGGATGGTGGTAACGAATCTGCTTACCAGGAACCAGGATAAACGGAGGCAGAAAAGACAAGAggagcaacaacagcagcaacttAAAGAGCAGAGAAAGCTGATAGCTATGCTGGAGAATGGGTTGGGGCTGCCCCCTGGGATGTGGGAGAGACTGGGGGGACCCATGCCCGATCCCAGAATGCAGGAGTTCTTCCAGCCTTCATCTGGACGACCTCTCGCTGCTCAGGAAGTCGCTTTTGGTGGAAGAAACGAAATGATGAAGAATCCACCCCCACCTCCGCAGAGCAAGACCGACCCTGACTCCTTCAGGGTGGTGAAGCTGAAGAGAATTCAGCGCAAATCTCGAATGCCGCCGGAAGCCGGAGAGACACAGG includes:
- the Lmod3 gene encoding leiomodin-3; the protein is MSEHSRNSDQEDALSEELNEDELLANLSPEELKELQSEMEVMAPDPHLPVGMIQKDQTNKAPTGNFDHKSLVDYMYLQKASRRMVEDERVPVSFVQSEESTQNPHEVRGIKTMPQFLKEKLNSEIVANKRGANGSNNIQEPEDDEEDDEDEEDGEEDEEDDEEDEEDEDEKAKREKSKAQEQIQNSSSTSQQLATKTLEEQKDRAETKEKTEKKIAKLDPKKLALDTSFLKVSARPSGNQTDLDGSLRRVRQNDPDMKELNLNNIENIPKEMLLDFVNAMKKNKHIKSFSLANVGADESVAFALANMLRENRSITTLNIESNFITGKGIVAIMRCLQFNETLTELRFHNQRHMLGHHAEMEISRLLKANNTLLKMGYHFELPGPRMVVTNLLTRNQDKRRQKRQEEQQQQQLKEQRKLIAMLENGLGLPPGMWERLGGPMPDPRMQEFFQPSSGRPLAAQEVAFGGRNEMMKNPPPPPQSKTDPDSFRVVKLKRIQRKSRMPPEAGETQEKTNLKDVIKTLKPVPRNRPPPLVEITPRDQLLNDIRHSNVAYLKPVQLPKELA